In the Dysidea avara chromosome 14, odDysAvar1.4, whole genome shotgun sequence genome, ACATGGCATGGTTGCAATTATTCAAAGTCATTAATCTGGTGAATGTCCTGGGAGCATTCGTGGCATGAAAAAGTTTTTACATTCTTGGCCTCTTCAGGCTTCAGGTTGGTACAGATGATGTGTGACCATTGCTTACATTTATCACATCGTACCTGTAAAAAtacattaaaatgtgcatatattattgtgtattaGTCTTACCCAATCAACATATTGTGGATGACTTATACTTTGTTCCCCTGCACCACACATTATACACCTTTCGGTCATATCAACTATAGAATGTGTATATCAAATACCATAATGCAGGCACATTCGTTTGTAGCTAGAGGTCATTATGTACTATAGTACCTGAGTATGAAAGCAATGCAACACCTATATCAATCCGTGCTTGTGTAGTATTCATTCTGCACAGGCTATTTTCTTCAATGCTTCCTGATAGAAACAGCTGCTCAGCCATCTAACAAAAAACTATAATGCTATACTTATAATGATTGTATGATTATACCTTCATGCAGTATACACCACAGTTGGAGGTATCATACTGAATCTTTCTCTTCAGCTGCTTCAACTCAAACTTAGTGATGTCTAAATGGTCCTTTCCTAATATTTCACCCCTTCTCTTGAAGTAATtcctgtataaacaggtgttcAGCAATTGAAGTCACATTTTCAAGTAACGTGTATGCCAAAAAACTTATTTGCCATGTAACTAACTAACTTTACAGCAGCAAATGCACCACGGCTTGACCGTGAAGGTCCATAGGGATCAAGATAATAAAAGCTTTTCTGCTCCAAGTCCATAGCCTAAAAACATAATAGCGTAACAGATGACAATGTTACTGATGAGCAGACTTACAATGAGAATCCAATGGTTACTACCTTGGTTGTAGCATCCTCCAATGTACTTATACGTGCTCAATGATTCCTAGCAACCAAGGGAACAACTCTCAttgcaataattatacatagctTAATTACTTTGTTATTGTGTGCAAAATGTTACTAACCGTCATTGTAACTGTACCTTAGACAATAGGTGTGAATGCTTCCCAGCAGAGGTATGGCTGAGTATGCAAGATAGTGTCTGAGAAATCATGGCAAAAGTATTTCCTTGGATATTTGATAACAGTTCAAGGTATGTATGGATTATCTTTGGAATTTAATACATTTAAATAAGCACATACATGTCAGACATTAATGAACCTCATCATTTACATCTTGATTTGGTTTTAGGCTGTGGAAACTTCCGTGGTGAACTGCATTTCTACCTATCCTTGCTTTAACAACATGACATGGTTTTCCATTCCAAATCTTAGTAAGCTGTTTCTTGAGGAATAAAACACATGATAATAttttgtgcatacatacataacatatATTCATTATACATGTGCTCCATGTAGcataatgtatagctgtataactactgtatagcattGTTATTATACCTCTGCATTATTAGTGGATCCTGTATCCATCTCACAGTCATTCTTATGAATCTCCTTCACTGGATCACTCTTTACCTTCTTGCAAGCACTCTCATTCTGTACAATGTGCCACATGTAGCAGCACCATTATGCAGATGAATATGCCAAACTTACAGTTTTAAAAACATCTTTCAGCAATTTACGCTTCCTCTGTGGTTTCACAAGATCAGGACAATTCTTATCAGGACTAGAAAACTGCAGTAATCTTTTACATTTAGTAACTCCTTTAGGCGAATCAAAAATTGCATCTACAATTCTATTCTCTGTAATTTGTGATGAATCAAAATAATACAGAAATTTGTTGAAACACCTACCAGGTGATTTAGGTGTAGCACTAAGCTGTGTATCTCCTTTCTTAGTCCCACAAATTGGTGAAATTCGAGTGCCACTTGGAAGTAGTTCAGGAACAAACTCTTCCATACAAAGAGGTGTGCTAGCTTGAATTATACTGTTAACTTCCTGGCTATCCTGTACAACTAAATGAAATAAGTACGATGTGCACACCTTGAAGTATAATTCAATAAATATACACATATACCATCAGAGTGCTCCTTGCTTATTCCTTGGCTTAATGAAGGAAGTGGCACAGGTGAATTAGAATTTCTTGCAGTACTGTCAGATTCCATTTGTTGATCTTGCAGTCGgtttactacaaacaaataacttaTAAATTTATCTATACACATAATTTATGCAGATACACACaattatgcatacagtattagTAAGACAGGGTGTACATCCTTAACTGAATGTATTATATAAATAAATACCTTCACAATCCTtaaatttttgatttttgctTGATGAATCGGAATATGATGTACCAGAACTGGTAG is a window encoding:
- the LOC136244615 gene encoding uncharacterized protein isoform X2, whose translation is MAHNTDKEDNHFEDELETDTLEDVYVYVTRKQYREGLTQNQKRIVRRKAANFCVVDGELVFRKKHKGKDEVQQVRYIRERKEQLRIVQACHGDQTSGHLGYRKTLARITERFMWKGVSKDAKEIVQRCDICQHVNRKLETIAPALNPVPVKAPWYHLGVDFVGPIAYQSPAGNRYILTVINYFTKWEEAIATPDKSAFQVANSLFKIFMRMGIPRVITTDQGTEFNNHLDKRMMSLLQIDHRLTTAYHPQANGLVERFNQTLQNMTVKFIDHKKEQWEDFLDTCVYSYNTSKQESTQYSPFELMFARKPVLPVDINTEKKDPDVLLTDFCKAEDPSLLNELHHAKQATLNAAKANILKAQQRQKEQYDKRNYKPGAYAVEAKMLIRDNKRKKRKAGKLDYRWLGPYEIVKSLGKGLYSLKGVENPEKVIERVHGTRLKPYMSPIQPIPPKSPTAVDASTSSGTSYSDSSSKNQKFKDCEVNRLQDQQMESDSTARNSNSPVPLPSLSQGISKEHSDVVQDSQEVNSIIQASTPLCMEEFVPELLPSGTRISPICGTKKGDTQLSATPKSPENRIVDAIFDSPKGVTKCKRLLQFSSPDKNCPDLVKPQRKRKLLKDVFKTNESACKKVKSDPVKEIHKNDCEMDTGSTNNAELTKIWNGKPCHVVKARIGRNAVHHGSFHSLKPNQDVNDEIIHTYLELLSNIQGNTFAMISQTLSCILSHTSAGKHSHLLSKESLSTYKYIGGCYNQGSNHWILIAMDLEQKSFYYLDPYGPSRSSRGAFAAVKNYFKRRGEILGKDHLDITKFELKQLKRKIQYDTSNCGVYCMKMAEQLFLSGSIEENSLCRMNTTQARIDIGVALLSYSVDMTERCIMCGAGEQSISHPQYVDWVRCDKCKQWSHIICTNLKPEEAKNVKTFSCHECSQDIHQINDFE
- the LOC136244615 gene encoding uncharacterized protein isoform X1, producing the protein MAHNTDKEDNHFEDELETDTLEDVYVYVTRKQYREGLTQNQKRIVRRKAANFCVVDGELVFRKKHKGKDEVQQVRYIRERKEQLRIVQACHGDQTSGHLGYRKTLARITERFMWKGVSKDAKEIVQRCDICQHVNRKLETIAPALNPVPVKAPWYHLGVDFVGPIAYQSPAGNRYILTVINYFTKWEEAIATPDKSAFQVANSLFKIFMRMGIPRVITTDQGTEFNNHLDKRMMSLLQIDHRLTTAYHPQANGLVERFNQTLQNMTVKFIDHKKEQWEDFLDTCVYSYNTSKQESTQYSPFELMFARKPVLPVDINTEKKDPDVLLTDFCKAEDPSLLNELHHAKQATLNAAKANILKAQQRQKEQYDKRNYKPGAYAVEAKMLIRDNKRKKRKAGKLDYRWLGPYEIVKSLGKGLYSLKGVENPEKVIERVHGTRLKPYMSPIQPIPPKSPTAVDASTSSGTSYSDSSSKNQKFKDCEVNRLQDQQMESDSTARNSNSPVPLPSLSQGISKEHSDVVQDSQEVNSIIQASTPLCMEEFVPELLPSGTRISPICGTKKGDTQLSATPKSPENRIVDAIFDSPKGVTKCKRLLQFSSPDKNCPDLVKPQRKRKLLKDVFKTNESACKKVKSDPVKEIHKNDCEMDTGSTNNAEKQLTKIWNGKPCHVVKARIGRNAVHHGSFHSLKPNQDVNDEIIHTYLELLSNIQGNTFAMISQTLSCILSHTSAGKHSHLLSKESLSTYKYIGGCYNQGSNHWILIAMDLEQKSFYYLDPYGPSRSSRGAFAAVKNYFKRRGEILGKDHLDITKFELKQLKRKIQYDTSNCGVYCMKMAEQLFLSGSIEENSLCRMNTTQARIDIGVALLSYSVDMTERCIMCGAGEQSISHPQYVDWVRCDKCKQWSHIICTNLKPEEAKNVKTFSCHECSQDIHQINDFE